The following proteins come from a genomic window of Campylobacter concisus:
- a CDS encoding DIP1984 family protein produces the protein MKLAQALILRADTQKRLEQLKGRLLDNAKMQENERPSEDPKLLLKELDRLSDELFRLILAINLTNSSAKFEGVSLTEMIAKKDTLSQKASVLRDFAKSASQKVDLYSNSEIKILSSVDVAMLQKQIDELSKEIRELDMKLQEANWQVDLVE, from the coding sequence ATGAAATTAGCTCAGGCTCTCATTTTAAGAGCCGATACACAAAAACGTTTAGAGCAGCTAAAAGGTAGGTTACTCGATAATGCAAAAATGCAAGAAAATGAAAGACCTAGCGAAGATCCAAAGCTTCTTTTAAAAGAGCTTGATAGGCTAAGCGATGAGCTATTTAGACTGATCTTGGCTATAAATTTAACAAACTCAAGTGCAAAATTTGAAGGTGTGAGTCTAACTGAAATGATCGCTAAAAAAGATACGCTAAGCCAAAAAGCAAGCGTGCTTAGGGATTTTGCCAAAAGCGCAAGCCAAAAGGTCGATCTTTACTCAAATAGCGAGATAAAAATTTTAAGTAGTGTTGATGTAGCCATGCTTCAAAAGCAAATAGACGAGTTATCCAAAGAGATCAGAGAGCTAGATATGAAGCTACAAGAGGCAAACTGGCAAGTTGATCTTGTAGAGTAA
- a CDS encoding MalY/PatB family protein: MKYDFDTLISRDGTNSSKWRMKNDVLPMWVADMDFKAAPEILNALQKRLDNGVFGYSFIPKEWNEAIKGWWKRRHDVSFENDWMCFCTGVIPAISTAIRRFSNPGDQILVQAPVYHVFFNCIKNNGREILSNDLVYKNGSYEIDFEDLEAKLAQPLTTMMLLCNPHNPIGKIWDKETLKKIGELCYKHDVLVISDEIHCDITDPGLSYVPFISVSEECKNNSITCISPTKAFNIAGLQSSAIVTPNEQIRARINAAVNYDEIGEANAFAITATIAAFNDSQTWLDELREYLFENKKIVINFIKEQNLPVKLLPSNATYLLWLDCSAFCEDSSDFMNFLRDKAGLWLNDGNAYRGDRFFLRMNIATQRARVLEGLKRLQNGINLYTSKR, translated from the coding sequence ATGAAGTACGATTTTGATACGCTTATTAGTAGAGATGGCACTAACTCATCAAAATGGCGAATGAAAAACGATGTTTTGCCAATGTGGGTTGCTGATATGGATTTTAAGGCTGCACCTGAAATTTTAAATGCCCTACAAAAGCGTCTTGATAATGGTGTCTTTGGCTACTCATTTATCCCAAAAGAGTGGAACGAAGCGATTAAAGGCTGGTGGAAGAGGCGTCATGATGTTAGCTTTGAAAACGATTGGATGTGCTTTTGTACTGGCGTTATACCAGCGATTTCTACTGCGATTAGAAGATTTAGTAATCCAGGAGATCAAATTTTAGTTCAAGCTCCCGTCTATCACGTCTTTTTTAACTGCATCAAAAACAATGGACGTGAAATTTTATCAAACGACCTTGTTTATAAAAATGGCTCTTACGAGATCGACTTTGAAGACCTCGAAGCAAAGCTAGCGCAGCCGCTAACAACTATGATGCTTCTTTGTAATCCTCACAACCCAATAGGCAAAATTTGGGACAAAGAAACGCTTAAAAAGATAGGCGAGCTTTGCTATAAGCACGATGTTTTGGTTATCAGCGATGAGATCCACTGCGACATAACTGATCCTGGTCTAAGCTATGTTCCATTTATTAGTGTTAGCGAAGAGTGTAAAAATAACTCAATCACATGCATCTCACCTACAAAAGCTTTTAATATCGCAGGACTTCAAAGCTCAGCCATCGTCACACCAAATGAGCAGATACGTGCAAGAATAAATGCGGCTGTAAATTATGATGAGATAGGTGAAGCAAACGCATTTGCAATAACTGCGACAATAGCGGCATTTAACGATAGCCAAACATGGCTTGATGAGCTTAGGGAGTATCTTTTTGAAAACAAAAAAATCGTTATAAATTTCATAAAAGAGCAAAATTTGCCAGTAAAGCTTCTGCCTTCAAATGCAACTTATCTTTTATGGCTTGATTGTAGCGCGTTTTGCGAGGATTCAAGCGACTTTATGAATTTCTTGCGTGATAAAGCTGGACTTTGGCTAAATGACGGCAATGCTTACAGGGGAGATAGATTTTTTCTCCGTATGAA